One window of Ralstonia pickettii DTP0602 genomic DNA carries:
- a CDS encoding GCN5 family N-acetyltransferase (K09181: yfiQ; hypothetical protein), protein MTVRNLDALFRPRSVSLIGATLRPHSVGATVLENLSAGAFAGQLYLVNPKYATLAGQPCYARVGALPAPPDLAVLCTPAPTVPGLIAELGAAGTRAAIVLTSGFEGPEDSAGGALRQAMLDAARPHLLRILGPNCVGLIASGVGLNASFAPGTARQGKLAFATQSGALATAVLDWSRSRQIGFSHFISLGNSADVDAADVLDYLAGDAETHAILLYVEAIRHGAKFMSAARAAARNKPVLIVKGGRSAQAARAAASHTGAMAGADDVYDAAIRRAGMLRVDSTEGLFDAVEMLARMRGLRGERLAILTNGGGAGVMATDALADAGGTLARLSDQTLARLDTALPATWPRANPVDIIGDAPVERYLQAYALLCEAPEVDAVLMIHAPTAIVPAAEIAAAIVSAPSGGKPLLTAWLGADAVQQARRLCQHAGVPTFDTPERAVRGFLQACEYHRNQQLLMRTPPADGTYTPADKDQVRTIIDNALRAGRELLTEPEAKAALAAYGVPVVATRTAASIDEAVDQATRIGYPVALKILSPDITHKSAAGGVALDLADAAAVRSAGSAMLERIWQQAPEARVEGFTVQPMVRHGDGFELIVGATSDPVFGPVLLFGHGGVNTERIGDHAVALPPLDALLAQDLVSRTRIERLLEGWHGHSGVDGDGLLQVLVQVSRLVCDIPEISELDINPLLASAAGVIALDARIAVKVPASGTRPRLAIQPYPEALEECVEQDGRTVVLRPVRPADEAAYQAYFRQLTPEDIHARYFCTFREPVHSQLARLTQIDYAREMAFIATTTDACGQTSILGEVRAVADPDNLQAEFGIAVRSDCKGQGLGKLLLEKMIRYARVKGIGALVGCTMQHNRAMLTLARACGFRTSIAAGADDVSLHLALHEENAGVHTQG, encoded by the coding sequence ATGACTGTTCGTAACCTCGATGCCCTGTTCCGTCCGCGCTCGGTCTCGCTCATCGGCGCGACGCTGCGGCCGCATAGCGTAGGTGCGACCGTGCTGGAGAACCTGTCCGCGGGCGCCTTTGCCGGCCAGCTGTACCTGGTCAATCCGAAGTATGCGACGCTGGCGGGCCAACCCTGTTACGCGCGCGTCGGCGCGTTGCCGGCACCGCCGGACCTCGCGGTGCTGTGCACGCCCGCGCCCACCGTCCCGGGGCTCATCGCCGAGCTTGGCGCCGCCGGCACGCGCGCGGCCATCGTGCTGACCTCCGGCTTCGAGGGTCCCGAGGACAGCGCCGGAGGCGCCCTGCGGCAAGCCATGCTGGACGCGGCGCGGCCCCATCTGCTCAGGATTCTCGGGCCGAACTGTGTCGGGCTGATCGCTTCGGGGGTCGGCCTCAATGCCAGCTTCGCACCCGGCACGGCCCGGCAAGGCAAGCTGGCATTCGCCACGCAATCCGGCGCGCTGGCCACCGCCGTGCTGGATTGGTCGCGCTCGCGGCAGATCGGGTTTTCCCATTTCATCTCGCTGGGAAACAGTGCCGATGTGGACGCCGCCGACGTGCTCGACTACCTTGCCGGCGACGCCGAGACGCATGCCATCCTGCTCTACGTGGAGGCGATCCGCCACGGCGCCAAGTTCATGTCCGCGGCGCGCGCCGCCGCCCGCAATAAGCCGGTGCTGATCGTGAAGGGCGGGCGCTCGGCGCAGGCTGCACGCGCCGCCGCGTCCCATACCGGCGCCATGGCCGGTGCCGATGACGTCTACGACGCCGCCATCCGGCGTGCCGGCATGCTGCGCGTGGACAGCACCGAGGGCCTGTTCGACGCCGTCGAGATGCTTGCCCGCATGCGCGGGCTGCGTGGCGAGCGCCTCGCCATCCTGACCAATGGCGGCGGCGCCGGCGTGATGGCGACGGATGCGCTGGCGGATGCCGGCGGGACCCTGGCCCGACTGTCAGACCAGACCCTGGCCAGGCTGGACACCGCGCTGCCCGCCACCTGGCCGCGCGCGAATCCGGTCGACATCATCGGCGACGCGCCCGTCGAGCGCTACCTGCAGGCCTACGCCCTCCTCTGCGAGGCGCCCGAGGTTGACGCTGTGTTGATGATCCATGCGCCCACGGCCATCGTGCCGGCCGCCGAGATCGCGGCCGCGATCGTCAGCGCGCCGTCGGGCGGCAAGCCGCTGCTGACCGCATGGCTCGGGGCGGATGCCGTGCAGCAGGCACGCCGCTTGTGCCAGCATGCCGGCGTGCCGACCTTCGACACCCCGGAGCGGGCGGTGCGCGGCTTCCTGCAGGCCTGCGAATACCACAGGAACCAGCAATTGCTGATGCGCACGCCGCCCGCAGACGGCACGTACACGCCGGCTGACAAGGACCAGGTGCGCACAATCATCGACAATGCCCTGCGCGCCGGCAGGGAGTTGCTGACCGAGCCGGAGGCCAAGGCCGCGCTGGCCGCCTATGGCGTCCCCGTAGTCGCAACCCGGACCGCGGCAAGCATCGATGAGGCCGTCGACCAGGCCACACGGATCGGCTATCCGGTAGCGCTCAAGATCCTGTCTCCGGACATCACGCACAAGTCTGCCGCGGGCGGCGTTGCACTGGACCTCGCCGACGCCGCTGCGGTGCGCAGCGCCGGCAGCGCCATGCTCGAGCGGATCTGGCAGCAAGCCCCGGAAGCACGGGTGGAAGGCTTTACCGTCCAGCCGATGGTCCGGCACGGCGATGGCTTCGAGCTGATCGTCGGCGCCACCAGCGATCCCGTGTTCGGCCCCGTCTTGTTGTTCGGCCATGGCGGCGTCAACACCGAACGCATCGGCGACCATGCGGTTGCGCTGCCACCGCTCGACGCGCTGCTCGCGCAAGATTTGGTGTCGCGCACCCGCATCGAGCGCCTGCTGGAAGGCTGGCACGGACACTCGGGCGTCGACGGGGATGGCTTGCTCCAGGTACTGGTACAGGTATCACGCCTGGTCTGCGATATTCCCGAGATCTCGGAACTTGATATCAATCCCCTGCTGGCGAGCGCGGCAGGCGTCATCGCGCTCGATGCCCGCATCGCCGTCAAGGTGCCGGCGTCGGGTACGCGCCCGCGGCTGGCCATCCAGCCCTATCCGGAGGCGCTGGAGGAATGCGTCGAGCAGGACGGCCGCACCGTCGTGCTTCGGCCCGTGCGCCCGGCCGACGAAGCGGCCTACCAGGCTTACTTCCGCCAACTGACGCCGGAAGATATCCATGCACGCTACTTCTGCACGTTCCGAGAGCCGGTACACAGCCAGCTGGCAAGACTCACGCAGATCGACTACGCGCGGGAGATGGCGTTCATCGCGACGACTACCGATGCGTGTGGCCAAACTTCCATCCTGGGGGAGGTCCGGGCGGTTGCCGATCCGGACAATCTCCAGGCGGAGTTCGGCATCGCCGTGCGCTCGGACTGCAAGGGACAAGGACTGGGAAAGCTACTGCTCGAGAAGATGATCCGCTACGCGCGCGTAAAGGGCATCGGCGCGCTGGTGGGCTGCACCATGCAGCACAACCGGGCCATGCTGACGCTGGCGCGCGCCTGCGGCTTCAGGACGAGCATCGCGGCCGGCGCCGACGATGTCAGTCTGCACCTTGCGCTGCACGAGGAGAATGCCGGCGTTCACACGCAGGGTTGA
- a CDS encoding OsmY domain-containing protein: MKSDHQIQKDVAEELDWDPAIDAASIGVEVHEGIVTLNGHLSSYAEKLAAERATERVSGVRAVVVKLDVHPPGAFLDEAIAEAAREALQWHVHVPSDVIKVRVERGWVTLSGNVEWGYQKNLAERTVSQLRGVIGVVNNIRMNEKTAPPDVENRIEEALRRHAVREAHHISVKVENGTATLSGHVDSLADRRAAIGAVWSAPGISAVIDQLETRP, translated from the coding sequence ATGAAATCAGATCATCAGATCCAGAAGGACGTCGCCGAGGAACTCGACTGGGACCCGGCGATTGATGCGGCGTCCATCGGCGTCGAGGTCCATGAGGGGATCGTCACGCTGAACGGGCACCTGTCCAGCTATGCGGAGAAGCTCGCCGCCGAGCGCGCCACGGAACGCGTCTCAGGCGTACGCGCGGTCGTCGTCAAGCTCGACGTGCATCCGCCCGGCGCCTTCCTCGACGAAGCCATTGCGGAGGCGGCTCGCGAGGCGTTGCAATGGCACGTACATGTGCCCTCGGATGTCATCAAGGTTCGCGTCGAGCGCGGCTGGGTCACGCTGTCGGGCAACGTCGAATGGGGCTACCAGAAGAACCTGGCCGAACGCACGGTCAGCCAGTTACGTGGCGTGATCGGCGTCGTCAACAACATCCGGATGAATGAGAAGACCGCGCCCCCCGATGTGGAGAATCGCATCGAAGAGGCGCTGCGCCGCCATGCCGTGCGCGAGGCCCACCATATCAGCGTCAAGGTCGAGAACGGCACCGCCACGCTGAGCGGCCACGTGGATTCCCTGGCCGACCGCCGCGCGGCCATCGGTGCCGTATGGTCGGCGCCGGGCATCTCGGCGGTCATCGATCAGCTGGAAACGCGGCCGTGA
- a CDS encoding universal stress protein UspA, with translation MYQTILVTIDGSACADRALDEAIRLASLCEATLEIVHVVDNSYLKYDMGYGNLADLRPDLVEGGRKLLANAEARTHAGQVVCHTQLVDEILALGDIAMAIDAAAQRTHADLVVVGTHGRRGVRRLVMGSVAEGVVCRSKVPVLLVRASKAA, from the coding sequence ATGTATCAGACCATCCTCGTCACCATCGACGGCAGCGCCTGCGCCGATCGCGCACTTGACGAGGCCATCCGCCTCGCCTCGCTGTGCGAGGCCACCCTGGAGATCGTCCACGTCGTTGACAACAGCTATCTCAAGTACGACATGGGCTACGGCAACCTTGCCGACCTGCGCCCCGACCTGGTGGAAGGCGGCCGCAAGCTGCTTGCCAACGCCGAGGCCAGGACCCATGCCGGCCAAGTGGTATGCCACACGCAACTGGTTGACGAGATCCTTGCGCTCGGCGACATCGCCATGGCCATCGACGCCGCGGCTCAGCGCACCCACGCCGACCTGGTAGTGGTGGGCACGCATGGCAGGCGCGGGGTACGGCGCCTGGTGATGGGCAGCGTGGCCGAGGGCGTGGTGTGCAGATCGAAAGTGCCGGTGCTGCTGGTGCGGGCGTCTAAGGCCGCGTAA
- a CDS encoding signal transduction protein → MLVQDICSAKAVHVPLSCTLQEAAVQMRDRHVGALIVTENSPAGTRAVGMVTDRDIVIGATATGADPCQTDVVEVMTRALVGIQRDAVVADAMQLMLTHGVRRLAVLDGEAVIGVIALDDLFAALATDWGMLFSLVRKEHERERSGSAPTRLHT, encoded by the coding sequence ATGCTAGTCCAGGATATCTGCTCAGCGAAAGCCGTGCATGTCCCGCTGTCCTGCACCCTGCAGGAAGCTGCCGTACAAATGCGGGACCGCCACGTCGGTGCGCTGATCGTGACAGAGAATTCACCGGCCGGGACGCGCGCAGTCGGCATGGTCACGGACCGGGACATCGTCATCGGTGCGACGGCCACCGGTGCCGACCCATGCCAGACCGACGTGGTCGAGGTGATGACCCGTGCTCTGGTGGGGATCCAACGGGATGCCGTCGTCGCCGACGCAATGCAGTTGATGCTGACGCACGGCGTAAGGCGCCTGGCGGTGCTGGATGGCGAGGCAGTGATCGGGGTGATTGCGCTCGATGACCTGTTCGCCGCCCTCGCAACCGACTGGGGCATGCTGTTTTCGCTCGTGCGCAAGGAGCATGAGCGAGAGCGTTCCGGCAGCGCGCCGACCCGGTTACACACTTGA
- a CDS encoding heat shock protein Hsp20 (K13993: HSP20; HSP20 family protein), with translation MTNIKRYDPFSIEPLGDLLQSMLRNWRIAPDTELPFKVDVAESDSSFTITADLPGVKKEDINVSVDRGTVMISAKLEKASEVKEGDRVIRQERYSGSMQRAFTLDGNIDTEKIDASFQEGVLRLVLPKKESSTQQRITVR, from the coding sequence ATGACCAACATCAAGCGTTACGACCCGTTTTCAATCGAACCGCTCGGCGACCTGCTGCAGAGCATGCTGCGCAACTGGCGGATTGCGCCTGACACCGAACTGCCGTTCAAGGTCGACGTGGCCGAGTCCGACAGCAGCTTCACCATTACCGCCGACCTGCCGGGCGTGAAGAAGGAAGACATCAACGTCAGCGTAGACCGTGGGACTGTGATGATCTCCGCCAAGCTCGAGAAGGCTTCCGAGGTGAAGGAAGGCGACCGCGTGATCCGCCAGGAGCGCTACAGCGGCTCGATGCAGCGCGCCTTTACGCTGGACGGCAACATCGACACGGAAAAGATCGATGCCAGCTTCCAGGAGGGCGTGCTGCGTCTGGTGCTGCCCAAGAAGGAAAGCTCGACCCAGCAACGCATTACCGTACGTTAG
- a CDS encoding thymidine phosphorylase (catalyzes the formation of thymine and 2-deoxy-alpha-D-ribose 1-phosphate from thymidine~K00758: E2.4.2.4, deoA; thymidine phosphorylase [EC:2.4.2.4]) has translation MNDPSFDPGIPCRLGDVVAAAASREVGTLVFRPLEIDTWQEHVIYMHPDCPVCRAEGFSAQARVRVQIGDRSLIATLTLLGAPLLNMGEASLSVSAARTLSARAGDVVHVTHAPALESVRALRAKIYGCHLDSAQLDGIIGDISAGRYADVHIAAFLTACADGRMNLRETVDLTRAMVRSGQRLSWDREVVADKHCVGGLPGNRTTPIVVAIAAAAGLLLPKTSSRAITSPAGTADTMEALTRVTLDATELRRVVEQVGAALVWGGALSLSPADDMLIRVERALDIDSDAQLVASILSKKIAAGSTHVLIDVPVGPTAKIREDSELERLHIAMTKVADAFGLKIRILRTDGSQPVGRGVGPALEAIDVLAVLQCQRTAPADLRERSLLLAGELLEFCGAMPVGQGRLQAGSLLDSGAAWTRFQAICEAQGGLRTPGQAVFRRDVVAARSGIVASVDNRHVARAAKLAGAPRRQVAGLELHVRTGDEVVAGAPLCTLHAQASGELEYAFSYALAHELFRIE, from the coding sequence GTGAACGATCCCAGTTTTGATCCCGGAATTCCCTGCCGCCTCGGCGATGTCGTGGCCGCCGCCGCGTCCCGCGAAGTCGGGACGCTGGTGTTCCGGCCGCTCGAGATCGATACGTGGCAGGAGCATGTCATCTACATGCACCCGGATTGCCCCGTCTGCCGCGCCGAGGGCTTTTCTGCGCAGGCGCGCGTACGCGTGCAGATCGGCGACAGGTCATTGATCGCCACGCTGACGCTGCTGGGCGCGCCGCTGTTGAACATGGGCGAAGCGAGCCTGTCGGTGAGCGCGGCACGGACGCTTTCCGCACGCGCCGGCGATGTCGTGCATGTCACGCATGCGCCCGCGCTGGAGTCGGTGCGGGCACTGCGTGCCAAGATCTATGGCTGCCACCTGGACAGCGCCCAGCTGGACGGCATCATTGGCGACATCAGTGCAGGGCGGTACGCCGACGTGCATATTGCCGCATTCCTCACCGCCTGCGCGGACGGTCGCATGAACCTGCGCGAGACCGTCGACCTGACCCGGGCCATGGTCCGGTCCGGCCAGCGCCTGAGCTGGGACCGCGAGGTGGTTGCGGACAAGCATTGCGTCGGCGGGCTGCCGGGCAATCGCACCACACCGATCGTCGTGGCCATTGCGGCAGCGGCCGGGCTGCTGCTGCCCAAGACCTCGTCGCGCGCGATCACTTCGCCCGCCGGCACCGCCGATACGATGGAAGCCCTGACCCGCGTGACGCTGGATGCGACGGAACTGCGGCGCGTGGTGGAACAGGTCGGGGCGGCCCTGGTGTGGGGCGGGGCGCTGAGCCTGAGTCCCGCGGACGACATGCTGATCCGCGTGGAGCGCGCCCTGGATATCGACAGCGATGCGCAGCTGGTGGCCTCAATCCTGTCGAAGAAGATTGCCGCTGGCTCCACCCACGTGCTGATCGACGTGCCGGTGGGGCCGACGGCCAAGATCCGCGAAGACAGCGAGCTGGAGCGTCTGCATATCGCCATGACCAAAGTCGCGGACGCTTTCGGGTTGAAGATCCGGATTCTGCGCACCGACGGCTCGCAGCCAGTGGGCCGGGGCGTCGGGCCCGCGCTCGAGGCGATCGACGTGCTGGCGGTGCTGCAGTGCCAGCGGACGGCGCCCGCCGACCTGCGCGAACGCTCGCTGCTGCTGGCTGGCGAGTTGCTGGAGTTTTGCGGCGCGATGCCGGTCGGGCAGGGACGGCTGCAGGCTGGCAGTCTGCTCGACAGCGGTGCCGCCTGGACCCGTTTCCAGGCGATCTGTGAAGCGCAAGGGGGGCTGCGCACCCCGGGGCAGGCGGTGTTCCGGCGCGACGTGGTCGCAGCCCGCAGTGGCATCGTGGCGTCCGTCGACAACCGGCACGTCGCGCGCGCGGCGAAGCTGGCCGGGGCGCCGCGCCGGCAAGTGGCCGGGCTGGAACTGCATGTCCGCACTGGCGACGAGGTCGTAGCCGGCGCGCCGCTCTGTACGTTGCATGCCCAGGCTTCCGGCGAACTGGAATATGCGTTCAGCTACGCGCTGGCGCATGAACTTTTCCGCATCGAATAG
- a CDS encoding magnesium-translocating P-type ATPase (K01531: E3.6.3.2, mgtA, mgtB; Mg2+-importing ATPase [EC:3.6.3.2]): MAALSGADDGAGPRLPVDDDEPPAHNRPAAATPGRHGDPHAPQAASLPPALSWAAEHEAGEILDRLAATDAGLTEREAAARLATCGPNRIAASQGPHRLASLARRLGGPVNVMLIVLSALSVFVHDYSAAALIGGMIVLSVTLATWQETRSDRAVAALRTMVHTTIALRRRADEDSAPSTQERPISELVPGDIIHLAAGDLVPADVRLLASKDLFVNQAALTGESMPVEKFAASCAGATLPGELGNIALMGTAVFSGTATAVVVLTGDRAVFDHIAESIAVRGPPSDFEVGLSRIARLMLAIIAVMAPLVFLINWLTKGDWFGALLFAMAVGVGLAPEMLPMLVTVNLARGALAMSRRKVIIKRLAAIQNLGAMDTLCSDKTGTLTQDHVILKHHVDLAGHDSERVLEFAYLNSYFQSGLHNLLDVAVLQHEDLGARLRTEQAYRLIDEVPYDFTRRRMSVVVQAPGARQLICKGAVEEVFSVCTAAELGGERVPLDAAHYRSLMAISERLNDDGFRVIAIAFRELPAAPDTHAYCLADEQGLTLLGYIAFLDPPKESAAAALAALAASGIEVKILTGDSPRIASKICQMVGLPRSHPVLGSDLDNLDAHGIAEAALHNQLFAKLTPAHKASIVRALREHGRVVGVLGDGINDGPALRAADVGISVDSAADIARETADVILLEKSLLVLHDGVMEGRRVFANLLKYLRMSVSSNFGIIFSVLGASAWLPFLPMAPIQLLTNNLLYDFSQTAIPTDNVDDESLGKPRRWEVGKIGEYILCMGPISSIFDYLTFAALFWVLGANTPAQAALFQTGWFIESKAAPAMPCWPPRSRSALSAPGCRTRRWPRPWACSRCRPLSCRCSGASCLGMPAPHLPRADYWPGGSRWTEADRGREGRRYRAIRCGKVHAPARS; this comes from the coding sequence ATGGCAGCGCTCTCCGGTGCGGATGATGGCGCCGGGCCGCGCCTGCCCGTGGACGACGACGAACCACCAGCGCATAACCGCCCAGCCGCGGCAACACCGGGTCGGCACGGCGATCCGCACGCGCCACAGGCCGCGTCCCTGCCGCCGGCCCTATCCTGGGCGGCCGAGCACGAAGCCGGCGAGATCCTGGACAGGCTTGCCGCGACCGACGCCGGATTGACCGAACGCGAGGCTGCTGCCCGGTTGGCCACCTGCGGCCCCAACCGCATCGCCGCCAGCCAGGGGCCCCACCGGCTCGCCAGCCTGGCGCGACGGCTTGGCGGCCCTGTCAACGTAATGCTGATCGTGCTGTCCGCGCTCTCGGTATTCGTGCACGACTACAGTGCCGCCGCCTTGATCGGCGGGATGATCGTCCTAAGCGTCACGCTGGCCACCTGGCAGGAAACGCGCAGCGACCGTGCGGTGGCCGCGCTGCGCACCATGGTCCACACCACCATTGCGCTGCGGCGTCGGGCGGACGAGGACAGCGCGCCCAGCACGCAGGAGCGCCCAATCTCCGAGCTCGTTCCGGGCGACATCATCCACCTGGCGGCAGGAGACCTGGTGCCCGCCGACGTCCGACTGCTGGCCTCGAAGGACCTGTTCGTGAACCAGGCGGCCTTGACCGGCGAGTCAATGCCCGTGGAGAAATTCGCCGCATCCTGCGCGGGCGCGACCCTGCCCGGCGAGCTCGGCAACATCGCCCTGATGGGGACGGCGGTGTTCAGCGGGACAGCCACGGCGGTCGTCGTGCTGACCGGCGACCGCGCGGTGTTCGACCACATTGCCGAGTCAATCGCCGTGCGCGGCCCGCCCAGCGACTTCGAGGTTGGGCTGAGCCGCATCGCCCGGCTGATGCTGGCGATCATCGCGGTAATGGCACCATTGGTGTTCCTGATCAACTGGCTGACCAAGGGTGACTGGTTCGGTGCGCTGCTGTTCGCGATGGCCGTCGGCGTAGGCCTCGCGCCGGAGATGCTGCCAATGCTGGTCACCGTCAACCTAGCCAGGGGCGCGCTGGCGATGTCGCGGCGCAAGGTCATCATCAAGCGGCTGGCGGCGATCCAGAACCTGGGCGCGATGGACACACTCTGCTCGGACAAGACCGGCACGCTGACGCAGGACCACGTCATCCTCAAGCATCATGTCGACCTGGCGGGACACGACAGCGAGCGGGTGCTGGAATTTGCCTATCTCAACAGCTATTTCCAGTCGGGCCTGCATAACCTGCTCGACGTGGCCGTGCTCCAGCATGAGGATCTTGGTGCGCGCCTGCGCACTGAGCAGGCCTACCGGCTGATCGACGAGGTTCCCTATGACTTCACCCGGCGCCGCATGTCCGTCGTGGTGCAGGCGCCTGGCGCCCGGCAGTTGATTTGCAAGGGCGCGGTCGAGGAAGTGTTCTCCGTCTGCACCGCAGCCGAGCTGGGCGGCGAGCGCGTGCCGCTGGATGCCGCGCACTACCGCTCGTTGATGGCGATCAGCGAGCGTCTGAACGACGATGGCTTCCGCGTCATCGCCATTGCATTCCGGGAACTGCCGGCGGCACCGGACACGCACGCGTACTGCCTAGCCGACGAGCAGGGGCTGACCCTGCTCGGCTACATTGCGTTCCTCGATCCGCCCAAGGAGAGCGCCGCGGCGGCGCTGGCGGCGCTTGCCGCGAGCGGCATCGAGGTCAAGATCCTGACCGGGGACAGTCCCCGTATCGCGAGCAAGATCTGCCAGATGGTCGGGCTCCCGCGCAGCCACCCGGTCCTCGGCAGCGACCTGGACAATCTCGACGCGCACGGCATCGCCGAGGCCGCGCTGCACAACCAGCTCTTTGCCAAGCTCACGCCGGCGCACAAGGCATCCATCGTGCGCGCCCTGCGCGAGCACGGCAGGGTGGTCGGCGTGCTGGGCGATGGCATCAACGACGGGCCCGCGCTGCGGGCCGCCGACGTGGGCATTTCCGTGGACAGCGCCGCCGACATTGCCCGGGAGACGGCAGATGTCATCCTGCTGGAAAAGAGCCTGCTGGTCCTGCACGACGGCGTGATGGAGGGCCGGCGGGTCTTTGCCAACCTGCTCAAGTACCTGCGCATGAGCGTCAGCTCCAACTTCGGCATTATCTTCAGCGTGCTGGGAGCGAGCGCCTGGCTGCCATTCCTCCCGATGGCGCCGATCCAGCTCCTGACCAACAACCTGCTCTACGATTTCTCTCAGACCGCGATACCCACCGACAATGTCGACGACGAGTCCTTGGGCAAGCCCAGGCGCTGGGAAGTCGGCAAGATCGGCGAGTACATCCTCTGCATGGGTCCGATCAGCTCAATCTTCGACTACCTGACCTTCGCCGCGCTGTTCTGGGTCCTTGGCGCCAATACGCCCGCGCAGGCCGCGCTATTCCAGACGGGTTGGTTCATCGAGTCGAAAGCCGCCCCAGCCATGCCCTGCTGGCCACCACGATCGCGCTCTGCCTTGTCGGCGCCTGGCTGCCGTACTCGCCGCTGGCCGCGGCCCTGGGCGTGCAGCCGCTGCCGACCGCTTTCTTGCCGCTGCTCGGGAGCATCCTGCTTGGGTATGCCGGCGCCGCATTTGCCACGCGCCGACTACTGGCCAGGTGGATCCCGGTGGACTGAGGCGGACCGCGGGCGGGAGGGCCGGAGGTACCGGGCTATTCGATGCGGAAAAGTTCATGCGCCAGCGCGTAGCTGA
- a CDS encoding OsmY domain-containing protein, with translation MKGDIQLKQHVVEELAWDPAVDAAEVGVQVNDGVVTLTGHLTSHATKYAAEEAVRRVPGVKGLAVEIDVRLPDDAQRTDADIARAASNILAWTSVLPADRIQVMVEDGCVTLTGTVDWNYQRLAAERAVAGLYGVVSVANAIVVQPAIAAHDVKERIARAIERQAADDATHVTVDVKDGVVTLRGSLRSWAEREAAFEAAWAAPGVSEVSNIIQVNL, from the coding sequence ATGAAAGGCGATATCCAGCTCAAGCAGCACGTGGTCGAGGAACTGGCCTGGGACCCGGCCGTCGATGCCGCGGAGGTCGGCGTCCAGGTCAACGACGGCGTGGTGACGCTGACCGGCCATCTCACCAGCCATGCCACCAAGTACGCCGCCGAAGAGGCCGTCAGGCGCGTGCCCGGCGTGAAGGGCTTGGCCGTCGAAATCGATGTGCGCCTGCCCGATGACGCGCAGCGCACGGACGCCGACATCGCACGCGCCGCGAGCAACATCCTGGCGTGGACCTCGGTGCTGCCCGCAGATCGCATCCAGGTGATGGTCGAGGACGGCTGCGTCACGCTGACCGGCACGGTCGACTGGAACTACCAGCGCCTGGCCGCGGAGCGCGCGGTGGCCGGCCTCTACGGAGTGGTCAGCGTAGCCAACGCCATTGTGGTCCAGCCCGCGATCGCGGCCCACGACGTGAAGGAGCGGATCGCCAGGGCCATCGAGCGCCAGGCGGCGGACGACGCGACCCATGTCACCGTCGACGTTAAGGACGGCGTGGTGACGCTGCGCGGAAGCCTGCGCAGCTGGGCCGAGCGCGAGGCCGCGTTCGAAGCCGCCTGGGCGGCGCCGGGGGTCAGCGAGGTGTCGAACATCATCCAGGTGAATCTCTGA
- a CDS encoding Crp/Fnr family transcriptional regulator (K01420: fnr; CRP/FNR family transcriptional regulator, anaerobic regulatory protein): MFDLHTEVDAVCDATDMSGALDRREDGMPAAKVPGDGRARCTTCMMRNICMAAASLEAGEMARLDSVVQGWRSVKQGERLYRAGDPFRSLYAVRVGSFKTVVAPERGKETISGFFMAGDAIGMEGVCQETHNCDAIALEDSVVCVIPFHLLEALCREIKPLQRQLHKMFSAEIVRESRQMMLLGNMSAEQRVAAFLLNVSARYRERGYSATSFVLRMTREDIGSFLGVTLETVSRILSKFQQEGLLTVQGKTIELLNLDALDAR, from the coding sequence ATGTTTGACTTGCATACTGAGGTTGATGCTGTTTGTGACGCGACCGACATGTCCGGCGCGCTCGACAGGCGCGAGGATGGGATGCCTGCAGCGAAGGTGCCGGGCGATGGTCGGGCCAGATGCACGACCTGCATGATGCGGAATATCTGCATGGCCGCCGCCAGCCTGGAGGCCGGCGAAATGGCCCGCTTGGACTCCGTCGTGCAAGGCTGGCGTTCGGTCAAGCAGGGCGAACGGCTGTACCGCGCCGGCGATCCGTTCCGCAGCCTCTATGCGGTCCGCGTCGGCTCGTTCAAGACCGTGGTGGCGCCGGAGCGGGGCAAGGAGACCATCTCGGGCTTCTTTATGGCCGGGGACGCCATCGGCATGGAAGGCGTCTGCCAGGAAACCCATAACTGCGATGCGATTGCCCTGGAAGATAGCGTGGTCTGCGTGATCCCCTTCCACCTGCTCGAGGCGCTTTGCCGCGAGATCAAACCGCTGCAACGCCAGTTGCACAAGATGTTCAGTGCCGAGATCGTCAGGGAATCGCGCCAGATGATGCTGTTGGGCAATATGTCCGCCGAGCAGCGCGTGGCGGCATTCCTGTTGAACGTCTCGGCACGCTACCGCGAGCGGGGCTATTCGGCCACGTCCTTTGTGCTGCGCATGACGCGTGAGGACATCGGCAGCTTTCTCGGCGTGACCCTGGAAACCGTGAGCCGGATCTTGTCAAAGTTCCAGCAGGAAGGGCTGCTCACCGTGCAGGGCAAGACCATCGAGTTGCTCAACCTAGACGCCCTCGATGCTCGCTAG